The Spirosoma foliorum genome has a window encoding:
- a CDS encoding nucleotidyltransferase family protein produces the protein MTTPIQNQQILNYLKPYQLEWVGIFGSWARGENGPESDLDILIKFIKPVSLLTFVRMERELSEMLALKVDLVSEGGLKNERMRRRVLHDLKLISS, from the coding sequence ATGACAACACCAATTCAAAATCAACAGATTCTCAATTATCTGAAGCCATATCAGCTTGAGTGGGTGGGAATTTTTGGATCTTGGGCAAGGGGTGAAAACGGGCCAGAAAGCGATCTGGATATTTTGATTAAGTTTATCAAGCCCGTTTCGTTGTTAACATTCGTTCGGATGGAGCGTGAACTCTCAGAAATGCTTGCATTAAAAGTTGATTTAGTATCAGAAGGTGGACTTAAGAATGAACGCATGCGTCGACGAGTGCTGCATGATCTCAAATTAATTTCATCATGA
- the ilvD gene encoding dihydroxy-acid dehydratase translates to MIAEQPTTELNRFSRTLTQEVSNPAAKAMLYGVGLTEDDMQKPQIGIASTGYEGNTCNMHLNGLSVYVKQGIQANGLVGLIFNTIGVSDGMTNGNDGMRYSLPSRDLIADSIESVVSAQWYDGVVTVVGCDKNMPGALIAMARLDRPGIMVYGGTIRSGHYKGQKLDIVSAFEALGKKYANNISDEDYEGVIKNAIPGAGACGGMYTANTMASSIEAMGLSLPFSSTYPATHEGKQEECKKIGAAMRLLLERNITPADIISRKSLENALTLVMTLGGSTNAVLHYLAIARAAGIQLTLDEIQEISDRTPLLADLKPSGKYYMEDMLAIGGVPAVTKYLYQNGFIHGDCMTVTGKTVAENLEEASDLNFDTQKIVFPLSQPIKATGHIQILRGNLSPTGSVAKITGKEGLKFEGVAKVFEHEGDIIDALSKGEILAGQVLVIRNAGPKGGPGMSEMLKPTSAIMGAGLGDKVALITDGRFSGGTHGFVVGHVTPEAFEGGPIALVKDGDGITIDATTRELILHVSDEELAQRKSEWKQPAPLFTKGVLGKYIRNVKSASEGCVTDEA, encoded by the coding sequence ATGATTGCCGAACAACCTACTACCGAATTAAACCGCTTTAGTCGTACGCTAACCCAAGAAGTCAGTAACCCAGCCGCCAAAGCTATGCTTTACGGAGTAGGGCTAACTGAAGACGACATGCAGAAGCCCCAAATTGGTATTGCCAGTACGGGCTATGAAGGAAACACCTGCAACATGCACCTGAATGGACTCTCTGTTTATGTGAAGCAGGGAATTCAGGCCAATGGATTGGTCGGGTTGATTTTTAACACAATCGGGGTATCGGATGGGATGACAAACGGTAACGACGGCATGCGTTATTCACTCCCCAGCCGCGATCTGATTGCCGACTCTATTGAATCGGTTGTATCGGCACAATGGTACGATGGTGTGGTAACGGTTGTAGGTTGTGATAAGAATATGCCCGGCGCCCTGATAGCAATGGCTCGCCTTGATCGCCCAGGCATCATGGTGTATGGGGGCACGATTCGTTCGGGACATTATAAAGGACAGAAATTAGATATCGTTTCGGCGTTTGAAGCACTCGGTAAAAAATACGCAAATAACATCTCCGACGAAGATTACGAAGGTGTTATCAAAAATGCGATTCCAGGGGCAGGTGCCTGCGGAGGTATGTATACAGCCAACACAATGGCTAGTAGCATCGAGGCCATGGGATTGAGTCTGCCATTCAGCAGCACTTACCCAGCCACGCACGAAGGAAAACAGGAAGAATGTAAAAAGATTGGTGCGGCTATGCGCCTATTGCTTGAACGCAACATCACGCCAGCCGATATCATTAGCCGTAAATCACTCGAAAATGCCCTGACTCTCGTCATGACGCTTGGCGGGTCAACCAATGCGGTGTTGCACTACCTGGCTATTGCGCGGGCGGCTGGCATTCAGCTTACGCTCGACGAAATTCAGGAAATCAGTGACCGGACTCCCCTACTCGCCGATCTGAAACCAAGTGGTAAATACTACATGGAGGATATGCTCGCCATTGGGGGTGTTCCGGCTGTAACGAAATATTTGTATCAGAATGGATTCATCCACGGCGATTGCATGACTGTAACGGGCAAAACGGTTGCAGAGAATCTGGAAGAAGCATCTGATTTAAACTTTGATACGCAGAAGATTGTATTCCCGCTGAGCCAACCCATTAAGGCTACTGGCCACATTCAGATTCTGCGGGGTAACTTGTCGCCAACTGGGTCTGTTGCGAAAATCACAGGTAAAGAAGGCTTAAAATTCGAAGGTGTTGCCAAAGTATTCGAACATGAAGGCGACATTATCGATGCTCTCTCGAAAGGCGAAATCCTGGCTGGTCAGGTACTTGTGATTCGGAATGCGGGGCCAAAAGGTGGGCCTGGCATGAGTGAAATGTTGAAGCCAACCTCAGCCATCATGGGAGCGGGTCTTGGCGATAAAGTTGCTTTAATTACCGATGGGCGTTTCTCCGGTGGTACGCACGGTTTCGTTGTAGGCCACGTTACACCCGAAGCCTTCGAAGGAGGTCCTATCGCGCTGGTTAAAGATGGCGACGGTATCACAATCGATGCCACAACTCGCGAACTGATTTTACACGTTTCGGACGAAGAATTAGCGCAACGGAAAAGCGAATGGAAACAACCCGCTCCTTTATTCACTAAAGGTGTGCTGGGCAAATACATTCGCAATGTAAAGTCTGCCAGTGAAGGCTGTGTAACAGATGAAGCGTAG
- a CDS encoding helix-turn-helix domain-containing protein: protein MTKHRLTLTATERTELLAKVQKGKTAAKLIQKAQVLLASDEAVERQSQTTIAATYHLSTRSVERIRKEFCEQGMAVFDPKPRQPRSDKKLTGEVEAHLIAIACSEPPVGESRWKLQAIADRLVELQVVETLSHTSVATVLKKTNLSPGGSRDG from the coding sequence ATGACTAAGCATCGACTGACTCTAACGGCCACCGAACGTACAGAATTACTGGCTAAAGTCCAAAAAGGCAAAACAGCCGCTAAACTCATCCAAAAAGCACAGGTGCTTTTGGCCAGTGACGAGGCTGTCGAACGCCAGAGCCAAACTACGATTGCCGCCACCTATCATCTCTCCACACGCAGTGTTGAGCGGATTCGCAAAGAATTTTGTGAGCAGGGCATGGCGGTCTTTGATCCAAAGCCCCGCCAGCCCCGTTCCGACAAAAAGCTGACGGGGGAAGTGGAAGCTCACTTGATTGCCATTGCCTGTAGCGAACCACCAGTCGGTGAAAGCCGCTGGAAATTACAGGCTATTGCGGATCGACTGGTCGAACTCCAAGTAGTTGAAACGCTTTCTCACACGAGTGTGGCAACGGTGTTAAAAAAAACCAACTTAAGCCCTGGCGGGTCAAGGGATGGGTGA
- a CDS encoding IS630 family transposase, with protein MIPPKQSADFVYYMEQVLAVYERPYDERFPVVCVDESPKQLIEIKQYRSADGTRIQDSEYIRRGVGEIYMAFEPLAGQRFVEVKDDHKAITWVGVLANLLDGPYTDCVKMTVVGDNLSAHKPSAFYTVFGAEKAKAYLDRLEFVYTPKHGSWLDMAEIELSILQRDCLNRHIATKELLVAEITAWQANRNAKQAKANWQFTTKDARVKLHKLYPTV; from the coding sequence GTGATTCCGCCCAAGCAAAGTGCCGATTTTGTGTACTATATGGAACAGGTTTTAGCTGTTTATGAGCGACCTTATGATGAGCGGTTTCCCGTTGTTTGTGTGGACGAATCACCCAAACAACTAATCGAAATCAAGCAATATCGTTCCGCCGACGGCACACGCATCCAAGATTCCGAATACATCCGGCGGGGCGTAGGCGAGATTTATATGGCCTTTGAACCCTTGGCAGGGCAACGGTTTGTCGAAGTCAAAGACGATCACAAGGCCATTACGTGGGTGGGTGTGCTAGCCAATTTATTGGACGGCCCTTATACAGACTGTGTAAAAATGACGGTGGTTGGAGATAATCTGAGTGCCCATAAACCCAGTGCATTTTATACAGTTTTTGGGGCCGAGAAAGCCAAAGCGTATCTGGATCGATTGGAGTTTGTCTATACCCCCAAGCATGGCAGTTGGCTTGACATGGCTGAGATTGAGTTGTCCATCTTACAGCGTGATTGCCTGAATCGGCACATTGCGACCAAAGAGTTGCTGGTAGCAGAAATTACCGCCTGGCAAGCAAACAGAAATGCCAAACAAGCGAAGGCGAACTGGCAGTTTACCACCAAAGATGCCCGAGTAAAATTACATAAGCTATACCCGACAGTTTAA